The nucleotide sequence GGATATTTGTTGTTCGTGCTCGCTATGGAGTGCTCGAGAGGCACGCAAATTTCATAGGTTTCCGGTGGCGATAGCGGCGGGGAAACACCCGTTCCCATTCCGAACACGGAAGTGAAGACCGCCAGCGCCGATGGTACTTGGGGGGAGACCCCCTGGGAGAGTAGGTCGCCGCCGGGATTTCTCGAGACGGCGCCCGCACGATGCGGGCGCCGTCGTTCGTTCGAGGGCTCGGTACCCTGCCCAGAGGGACCGCCGACCGAGGACCACTTCGTGCCTGAGCGCCGACGCGCCGAAGACGACGACGACCGTCCCCGACCGGCCCGGCGCGAGACCCCGCCCGGAGGCGCACGCAAGCGCGCGCCCCGACAGGACGGGGGGCGCCGCGCGACACGCGACGGTCGGCCAGCGCCCGCACGCGGCGCGACCGGGCGCGGCGCGACACGGGACGGTCGGCAAGCGTCCTCGCGCGGGGGCACCGCGCGCGGCCGGGGGCGCGACGAGCCGCGTGAGCGGGGCGGCCGGTCGGGCACCGCGGCCGCCCGCGACGACGCCCGCGGCGGCCGCCGCGACGGCGCTCGCGGTGCCCGCCGCGACGTGTCCGCGCGCGCGGAACCGGGCCGCACGGGGTTCGGTCCGCACGCGACGCACGCCGCCGCGGCCGCCCGGCGCGGGTCGCCGTCCCGGCGATCCGGCGACGAGCGCGACCAGGTCGGGAAGAAGCCCACACGTGCCCGTGACGGGCGGGCGCGGGTCCGCGTCGTGCGCGGGCGTTCGCAGCCCGCGTCCGATCAGGCGTCCCGCCCGGCGCGGCGCGGGCGCCGCCGTCCCGCCGCGATCGATGCCGGCACTGCGCGTGCCCGCCCCGGTCGTCGCCGCCGCGGCGGGCCCGCCGACGTGCGCGAGGAGATCCTGCGCCTCGGCGGCCGTACCGGCGAGCGTGCGTACCAACGGCTGCTGCAGGCCGCCGACGACTTCGCCGACGACCGCGCCCGCGACGCGCTCCGCATCCTGCGGCCCCTGCGCGACTCGCTCCCCGAGTCGCCGACCGTCCGCGAGCTGCTCGGTCTGTCGCTCTACCGCGTCGGCCGGTACGCGGACGCGGCGAAGGAGCTCGAGGCGTACCACGCGATGACCGGTGAGGTGACCCAGCACCCCGTCCTCATGGACTGCGCACGTGCCCTCGGCGACGAGCGGCGCGTCGACGAGCTGTGGAGGGAGCTCGCCGAGGCGTCGCCGTCCGCCGAGCTGGTGACGGAGGGTCGCATCGTGCGCGCCGCGACGCTCGCCGACGCGGGCAGGCTCGACGCCGCGCTCGCGCAGCTGCGCGGGCGGGCGACGTCGCCGAAGCGCGTCCGCGAGCACCACCTCCGCCTCTGGTACGCGCTCGCCGACCTCGAGGAGCGGGCCGGAAACCTCGCCGCGGCCCGCACGCTCTTCCAGCGGATCCGATCGCACGACCCGGCCTTCGCGGACGTCGCCGAACGGCTTGCCGCTCTCGGGTGACGGCGGGCGCGACCTGCGCGAGCACATCGTCGCCCGTCCACGCGAGCTCACCCGCGCACGATCGATGACTGACACACCCCACCGGTACGGTCGTCGTGTCGCTTCCCCGACGCTTCCCCTCGTGACCGAGCGCGGGAACAGCCGCGGGATCAGCCGCGGGATCAGCCGCGGGATCAGCAGGGAGGCGGAGATGGTGAACGTGGCGGTGGTGTGGGGCGTCTGCTCGACGGAGCCCGAGGTGCGGGAGCTCGACTCCGGGCGGCGCCTGGCGTCGCTGTCGATCCGGGTCAAGACGGGTGACGAGCCCGCGACGTCGGTCCCGGTGACCGTCTGGGAACCGCCGGCCTGGGTGGAGACGGTCACGGCCGGCGACGAGCTCGTCGTCATCGGTCGCATCCGGCGGCGGTTCTTCCAGACCGCGGCGGGTGGGCGGGGCGCGAAGGTCGAGGTCGAGGCGGAGTCGCTCGCCCGCGGCGGCGACCGGCGACGCGTCGCGGCGGTGCGCAAGCGCGTGGAGCGCGCCGCCGACGCGCTCGCATGACGGTCCGCGCCGCCGGACGGGGGGCGCCGCCGGGATCCGAGGTGCGGAATCGCCGGAGATATCATCGGGTACGGCGACCGACAACGATGTCGCGCCGGCCGGGTCCCCCCGCACGCCGGCCGAGGCAGACCACGCGCCTGACGCGCGCGCGGAAGCGAGGTCCGTGTGACGGCAGAGACCACCACCACGCCCACGAGGCGTCCGGAGGCGCTCGACCGTGTCGTGATCCGGTTCGCCGGAGACTCCGGCGACGGCATGCAGCTCGTCGGCGACCGCTTCACCGACGTCAGCGCGGTGTTCGGCAACGATCTCGCGACCCTGCCGAACTATCCCGCCGAGATCCGCGCACCGGCCGGGACGATCGCGGGCGTGTCGTCGTTCCAGGTCCACATCGCGGACTTCGACATCCTGACGCCCGGCGACGTTCCGAACCTCCTGGTCGCGATGAACCCCGCCGCGCTCAAGGCGAACCTGCGCGACCTGCCGCCCGGCGCGTCGATCATCGCCAACACCGACGCGTTCGAGGACCGCAACCTCCAGAAGGCCGGCTACCACGGCAACCCGCTGGAGGACGGGACCCTTGACGCGTACCGCGTCTACCTGGTGCCGATGACGTCGTTGACGCTCGAGGCGGCGAAGGACACCGGCGCGAAGCCGCGCGACGCCGAACGGTCGAAGAACTTCTTCGCGCTCGGGCTCATCGCGTGGATGTACACGCGGCCCGTCGAGCCGATCCTCGAGTGGATCGACCAGCGGTTCGCCAAGAACGAGCTCGTGCGCTCCGCGAACCTCGCCGCGTTCAAGGCCGGATACCACTTCGGCGAGACGGCGGAGCTGTTCGACCACCCGTTCGAGGTCCAGCCCGCGCAGCTTCCGCCCGGCCGGTATCGCAACATCAGCGGGAACGTCGCGCTCGCGTACGGGCTCATCGCCGCCGCGCAGCAGTCGAAGCTGCCGATCCTCTACGCGAGCTACCCGATCACCCCCGCGTCGGACATCCTCCACGAGCTGTCGAAGCACAAGAACTTCGGCGTACGCACGATCCAGGCCGAGGACGAGATCGCGGCCGCGGGCGTCGCCATCGGCGCGGCGTTCGCCGGTCAGCTCGGGGTGACGGCCACGAGCGGTCCGGGCGTCGACCTCAAGTCCGAGGCCGTCGGGCTCGCGTTGAGCCTCGAGCTCCCGCTCGTGCTGATCGACGTGCAGCGGGGTGGGCCGTCGACCGGTCTGCCGACCAAGACCGAGCAGGCCGACCTGCTGCTCGCGATGTACGGCCGGCACGGCGAGGCGCCGCTGCCGATCGTGGCCGCGTCGACCCCGAGCCACTGCTTCGACGCCGCGTTCGAGGCCGTCCGTCTCGCGCTGAAGTACCGGACGCCCGTCATCCTCTTGACCGATGGTTACCTCGCGAACGGCGCGGAGCCCTGGCGCTTCCCGGACGTCGACGCGCTGCCCGACCTCGCGGTGCCGTTCGCGACCGAGCCGAACCACGACGGCGAGTTCTGGCCCTACCTGCGCGACCCCGAGACGCTCGCCCGCCCGTGGGCGATCCCTGGGACACCCGGTCTGATGCACCGTGTCGGCGGTCTCGAGAAGCAGGACGGGACCGGCAACGTCAACTACGACCCCGAGAACCACGAGCTGATGGTC is from Acidimicrobiia bacterium and encodes:
- a CDS encoding tetratricopeptide repeat protein, with translation MSARAEPGRTGFGPHATHAAAAARRGSPSRRSGDERDQVGKKPTRARDGRARVRVVRGRSQPASDQASRPARRGRRRPAAIDAGTARARPGRRRRGGPADVREEILRLGGRTGERAYQRLLQAADDFADDRARDALRILRPLRDSLPESPTVRELLGLSLYRVGRYADAAKELEAYHAMTGEVTQHPVLMDCARALGDERRVDELWRELAEASPSAELVTEGRIVRAATLADAGRLDAALAQLRGRATSPKRVREHHLRLWYALADLEERAGNLAAARTLFQRIRSHDPAFADVAERLAALG
- a CDS encoding single-stranded DNA-binding protein, translating into MTERGNSRGISRGISRGISREAEMVNVAVVWGVCSTEPEVRELDSGRRLASLSIRVKTGDEPATSVPVTVWEPPAWVETVTAGDELVVIGRIRRRFFQTAAGGRGAKVEVEAESLARGGDRRRVAAVRKRVERAADALA
- a CDS encoding 2-oxoacid:acceptor oxidoreductase subunit alpha → MTAETTTTPTRRPEALDRVVIRFAGDSGDGMQLVGDRFTDVSAVFGNDLATLPNYPAEIRAPAGTIAGVSSFQVHIADFDILTPGDVPNLLVAMNPAALKANLRDLPPGASIIANTDAFEDRNLQKAGYHGNPLEDGTLDAYRVYLVPMTSLTLEAAKDTGAKPRDAERSKNFFALGLIAWMYTRPVEPILEWIDQRFAKNELVRSANLAAFKAGYHFGETAELFDHPFEVQPAQLPPGRYRNISGNVALAYGLIAAAQQSKLPILYASYPITPASDILHELSKHKNFGVRTIQAEDEIAAAGVAIGAAFAGQLGVTATSGPGVDLKSEAVGLALSLELPLVLIDVQRGGPSTGLPTKTEQADLLLAMYGRHGEAPLPIVAASTPSHCFDAAFEAVRLALKYRTPVILLTDGYLANGAEPWRFPDVDALPDLAVPFATEPNHDGEFWPYLRDPETLARPWAIPGTPGLMHRVGGLEKQDGTGNVNYDPENHELMVRLRAEKVARVARDIPPIEVDGEDGARVLVLGWGSTWGAIKAGVRRVRGAGKKVARAHLVHLNPFPPNLGEVLARYEKVLIPEMNLGQLSKLVRAEYLVDAQTLSKVQGLPFRAAEIEAKILEMIDG